From the Devosia sp. FJ2-5-3 genome, the window GGATCGAGGCCCAGGGCAAAGGTGCCGGCCACGCGGGCGCTGCTCTGGCCGATCTGGATGGCCGAATCCGCCAGCACGAACTGCCCCTCTGCGGGGTTCCAGGTGATCTCCATGATCGAACTGGCGACTGGGAAGTAATCCTTGCCGATGCGCAGGTCGACGCCGGTCAGGTCGACGCGAAATGTGCCGTCGACAAGTTTGCCGCCGGCCGGATCGAAGCCGACATCGATGGACAGGGCACCTGCCCCACGCATCGCCGCCATGGCGCTGGCGTCGTCGATAAAGGGGAGGAGCGCGGCGAAATCGAGATTGATGACATCGGCCTTGAGGCGCGAGGTGCCATCTTCGGCGACCACGCGCTCCAGCGTTCCGGACACCTGGCGATTGCCGATATTCGCGGCGAAGGTGCCGAGAATCTCCTGCTCGGACGAGCCGGTTCCGATGGTCAGGGAGACATCCTCGATGCGCCGGAACAGCTGATAGACGGAGTCGGACATGTCGACCGTGCCATCGCGGATGGTCAGCCGGGAGAAGCGGCCCTGGGCGATCTGTTCGACCAGGTCATCTATCGAGATTTCCGCAGATTCGAGATTGTAGACCAGCCAGTCATTGTCTGAGCGCAAGGGCGCTTTCTCCGCGCCGACAACCACACCCTCATGGGCGATGCCGATTGGCGGAAAGGCCTGTTCGCCTTCGAGAACTTTCAGAGTGGGCGGCCCCCCCCCAGGATCTTCTTCCATCTCGAAAGTGGTCAGCCGAGGGCCATAGAGGTCCTGCACCAGCTGGATATGGGGAGCGACGATGGTGACGGTCGCTCCGGGCTTTCCGACCAGCATCAGCAGCGGCGAAAACCCCACTTCCAGGGCGTCCATGGCAATGCGGGCGCCCGAGACGCTGTCCTTGTAGGTGACGGGCGAGAACTGGATAACCGGCAGCACCCCCTGCTCGAGGGCGAGGGCCATGTCGCCCAGTTCGAGTTCGGCGCCGGGCGGCAGGGCAGACTGGACGAGGCTGCGGACCGTATCGCCCGCAAAAGGTAGGCGGATCGGGGTGATCAGCAGGACCAGGTAGAGCACGACGAGGATGGCGAGCGGGATGCCCACAATCCAGGCGGCGAGGCGCGCCGCGCGAGACAATCTCTTGCGGGGACGCGGCACTGCTGCAACTGCGGTCGGCTCGGCGGGAATTGTCACTCGCTCACTGGCGCCCAAGTCGAGGATGCGTAGGTATCTGCCGGCTCCTCACAGAATCATCCGCCTTAAAGCGGTCATTTGAACAATGATACCGGCTGGATTGTGGCGCTGACACCCACTATTGAGGCCGGTAACCCGCGGAGCCAGACGATGACACATTTGCAGCCAGGGGACCCCGCTCCCGATTTCACCCTCCCGCTTGATGATGGCACCGATTTCACGCTTTCCCAACAGCTGGGACGGCCTGTGGTGATGTTCTTTTATCCCCAGGACGATTCCGGCGGCTGCGTCGACGAAAACCAGGAGTTTTCCGCGCTTGCTGAGGAATTTGGCGCAAGAGGCGCGGTGCTGGTCGGGGTTTCGCCCGACGGGATGGACAGCCACCAGGCGTTCCGCCGGAAATACGGGCTTGCCGTGCCGCTGATTGCCGACCCCGAGCGGAGGGCTATCGAAGCCTTCGGCCTGTGGCAGCTCAAAAAGCTCTATGGGCGCGAATTCATGGGGCTGGTCCGCACGAGTTTCATCATCGATGCGGAGAGCCGTATCGCTCGTATCATCCGCGCCACCCGCATCAAGGGCCATGCGGCGAAGATGCTGGAAGGGCTCGATGAAATGCTGGCTAAGGGGTGATCCAGACCGAGATTTTTCGGCTTTCTTAACCATGCGCGCTCATAGTCCGCTCACCATGTTTTATGTCATGAGCGGGGGCCTCGATGCGCCAATCGGCCAGTTTCGGCGAGAAGGACAAGACGGCACGGCCTGCCCGCAAGGGGATACACCCTGCCCTGTTCTATGGCATGTTCACCCTGCTTCTCGGGGCGAATGGGCTCACCGCAACCGGCCTGCTGATGGCGCCCGATATTGCGCGCCTGCTGACTGTCCAGAATGAACAGGTGATCGGCGCCTATGAGGACCGCATTGCCCAGATGCGCGTCGAGATCGACCGACTGCACTCGCGCAATTATGCGCAGGCCGGCGACATCAATCTGCAATTGCAGGAACTGGCGGCGCAGCAGGATGTCCTGTTGGAGCAGCATCAATTGGTGCGCGCGCTGGTCGACAAGGCTGATCAGTTGGGCATCGCCGCCATCGGCATTTCGGCTGAGCCAGAGGGTGCGCAGCTTGCGGGCACAGTGGCCTCGGGAAATCCGGACATTGTCGAGACGGCCGAGAGCCTCAATCGCATGATGAGCGAGACGCACCGCGCCATGACCGGGATCGCCGAGGCCGCGATCGAGCGGACCAATGGCATCGTCTCCGAGATGCGCCAATTGGGGATCGCGATGTCGCTGCCCAATGAAGGGGAACTCGGCATGGGCGGCCCCCTGCTGCCCGCCGCCGAAGGGCTGGAAAGCTCGCCCATGGTCGAAGACGCAAATGCGGTGATGGCGGCCCTCCTGCGCTACAAGGCGGCGAGAGACAGCGTGGAGGCTGCGCCGATCCACATGCCGATCACAGGCAATTTCCGCCGGAGCTCAGGCTATGGAAATCGCACGGACCCGTTTACCGGCGGCCGGGCTTTTCATGCCGGACTAGACTTCGCGGCGCCCTCCGGCACCACGGTCTTCAGCGCGGCAAAGGGCGTGGTGAGTTTTGTCGGCACCAGATCGGGCTATGGCAAGGTGGTGGAAGTGACCCATGCCACCGGCCATATCACCCGCTATGCCCATCTCAGCGGCTATCTGGCGCGGGAGGGACAGGCGGTCAATCCCGGCACGCCGATCGCCAAGGTGGGATCGACCGGACGCTCGACCGGACCGCACCTGCACTTCGAGATCCGCAAGGGCGACGCGACCATCGACCCCCGCGGCTTCCTCGAGGCCGGCAAGCGCGTTCAGGCGCTCCTGGGATAAGAAAAGGCCGCCCCCGCGGACGGGAACGGCCTGATATCTATCGCATGCCTGCCTTGAATCAGTCGGCAGCGACGTCGGTTGCGACGCCAACGCGCTGGGCGAGCGCTGCTTCCATGAAGTCATCGATGTCGCCATCGAGAACGACGGAAGGCTGGCCGCTTTCAACACCCGTGCGCAGGTCCTTGACCATCTGATAGGGCTGCAGAACGTAAGAGCGGATCTGGTGGCCCCAACCGATATCGGTCTTGTTGGCCGCCTGGGCGTTCGCCGCTTCCTCGCGCTTTTGCAGTTCCATCTCGTAGAGACGGGATTTCAGCATGGCCATGGCCGTGGCCCGGTTCTTGTGCTGGCTGCGCTCCTGCTGGCACGCCACGATGATCCCCGAGGGGATGTGGGTGATGCGGATGGCGGAGTCCGTGGTGTTCACGTGCTGGCCGCCAGCGCCCGAGGCGCGATAGGTGTCGACCTTGAGGTCGGCTTCGCGTATCTCGATATCGATGGTGTCGTCGATGACGGGATAGACCCAGCAGCTCGAGAAGCTGGTGTGGCGCCGCGCGGCCGAGTCGTATGGGCTGATGCGGACGAGGCGATGCACGCCGCTCTCGGTCTTGAGCCAGCCATAGGCGTTGTGGCCCTTGATCTGGATGGTCGCGGACTTGATGCCGGCTTCTTCGCCATCGTGCATTTCGAGCACTTCGACCTTGAACTTCCGGCGTTCGGCCCAGCGGGTATACATGCGCAAGAGCATGTTTGCCCAATCCTGGCTCTCGGTACCGCCGGCACCGGAGTGGATTTCGACATAGCAGTCATTGGCGTCGACTTCGCCCGAGAGCAGGGTCTCGATCTGAAGACGGCGGGCTGACTGCTTGAGTTCGAGCAGGGCCTGTTCGGCTTCCTTGACGACTTCGGCATCGCCCTCGGCTTCGCCGAGCTCGATCAGTTCAGTGTTGTCGCGGATGCCGGCTTCGAGCTCGTGCACAGCCTTGACGGCGAGATCGAGTTCGTCGCGCTCGCGCATGGTGACGCGGGCCTTTTCCGGATCATTCCAGAATTCGGGCGATTCAGTCTGCGCGGTCAGCGCGTCGAGGCGGAGTTGTGCTGTATCCCAGTCAAAGATGCCTCCTCAGCAGGGTCAGAACCTGCTCGATTTCGGCAACGGCCTTTTCAATTTCCGTGCGCATTGCATTTCCTTTTTCAGTCCAGGCACCGTGTAAACGAGCAGCGGGCCAGGATCAACCTTGCCAAGAGCGCGAGATGCGGGTTCGCGCGGTGAACGAGGCATTGCCGGCAAGCCCTTCAATCCAGATTCAATTCGGTGCGCGGGCCAGCTTTTGAAAGCGGCGAAGGGCAGCATCGCGCTTGAGGCGGCTGAGGTGGCTGAGAAAGAAGACGCCATTCATCTGCTCAATTTCGTGCAGCGCAATTCGCGCCGGAAATCCTTCCAGTGTCGTCTCCCGGGAGACCCCATCGGCGTCGTCATACCCGATCCTGGCCCATAGAGGACGGGCGATGTCGACCTCGATGCCCGGCAGGGACACGGACCCTTCGACGCCGATGGTGCTCTCACCGCCGCAATCGATGATGTGCGGATTGTAGAAAAGCCGGTAGTCGCGCTTGTCCGGCGATCCGACGCTGACGACCACGAGGGGCTCGACCTGGCCGATATGGACGGCGGCGAGGCCATAGGCGCGATGGCCCTCGGCCGCTTCCAGAAGCGCCTTGCCTGTTGCGAGAAGGCCGGCATCGACCGGGCGCGCGACAGCGGATGCGCGCAGCCGCGGGTCGGGATAGACAATGAAGGGGGAAATTTGTGGCATGGCCCTGCCCTAGCATCTCGGGGAACACTGCGCCACGCCTTGCAACTTGGCAAACCTGCTGCTAATTCGACCGCTGGCTGGTCCCGTAGCTCAGCAGGATAGAGCGCAGGATTCCTAATCCTGAGGCCACTGGTTCGAATCCAGTCGGGATCACCATCCTTGAACCCTTGTGTCTGGCAAAGACCACTTTCTCCATATGCTCGCAATTAAGCATATGCGCGACCGGTTTTTTTAACATCCGAACGATTAGCTGGCCCACAGACTCTTTCGTTTGGGGAAATGCCTTGAGCCTGCAATCCGACATCCAGAAAATCTATATCGCCTATTTCAACCGACCTGCAGACGCGGCTGGATTAAAGTACTGGACAGATCAGGTTAGCGCCGGAGGCGCATCTTTGTCGGACCTTACTCGGGCATTTGCGGCTACCCAGGAGTATGCGGATCTCTATGCGTCCACCAGCACCGCAGGCGTGATCACGGCTGTCTACACCAACCTCTTTGGTCGATCGCCCGAACCGGAAGGTCTGGCGTTCTGGAAGGGTGAGCTCGAGAATGGCCGCGCCTCTATCGCAGACATCGCGTATCGCACACTCAACGGCGCAGCAGGAACAGACAAGACCGCAATCGACAATAAAGCATCAGCGGCTGAACTGTTCACGTCGAGCAAGGGTGGCGCCGCTGACTACGATGGGGCCAAGCTGCAACAGGCGCGCGATTGGCTTACGGCGATCGACCACACCCCGGGTTCCCTGCAGACCGCGAAGCTGGGGATTGATGACATCTACCTTCCTCCCGATATCAGCGGCCCGGCCCGGATATTCACCTACTCTATCTGGACCGAACGGGAGCAGGGTTACGGCAAGAATACGGGCGAAATTGGCGAGCACGTCGTCAAGGATTTCGTGTTGGGCCGAGACGCGATCAAGATAATTGACCAAACCGGCGCAACAATCAGCGTCCCTGGTCCAACCTATGTCGTAGATACCGGCGATTTGAGTTTAGCGCCCAGCAAAAAAGAAGCTTTGCAGACCTCCATATTTGTGGCCATGGCAAGCGGCAAAACCACCCAAGAGTACGATTGGGCACCATTGATGGCAGGGGAATCGGCCATCGTTACCTTCCTCTATCATGGGGTACGGAACGCGTTTCTCTTCGTCGATGATGGCTCGCCAACGCCTGACTGGGGAATGGGCGGCAACGGACCTGGAACCGTGTGGTGGCACCTCAACAACGATCTGACCGTAGACCTCACCGGCATTAAAGGCCTCAAGACTGCTTCCGACGGCGTCAGCCTGGACGGCTGGCTGTTCGTCTAGGCGCGTCATCAGAACTCCTACTCTTCCACTGCTGCACCAACCGACATGCCGCCGATTGGGATCAGGCCGACAAGCCCGATCCCGATGGCCCGGATGCGCTGCCACTCTTCAATTGTGGGTTGAGCATCCGCATAGCTAGCGTCGACCCTGGGGCCGAGGGTCTGGAGCCGGCGGGATCAACTGCAGTAGCCCATACGAGCGAATTGATCAGAAGACGCCACGTTCATAGGCTTGACCATGCGCACCCTCTCCAAGTGCGCTTTGAATAAAGGTGTTTGAAATGAAATGGCTCGTGATCTTGGTATTTGGGCTGGCTGCCGGAACGAGCCTTGCTCAGGCGCAGCAAGGTAACTGGGGCCAGGAAGTGAAAGCCTGCAATCAGACCGCCTGCTATCCCGGGGGCACCTCGCGGGGCGAATATGTGAGGGGACAGGCAAAGGACAGTGACGGGCCCGGATATGCATCCGAAATCCACAGGTTTGCAGACTCTGGCAAGTCGGACCCCAAGGCCGAAAAATTCCAATAGAGGCTACGCCGGAAGGTCGCTTGGCATCGCGGGAGTGCTCAGCGCCTGTTGGCAGCTTTGGCACGGCCAACTGACCGCCAATCTCAAGCCCCTTGTCCAAGGCAACAGCGTAGCCGGCGATCAGCTTCGCCTTGTCGTTGCCAGTACGCGATGGATACGTCAGGTGTCGCGCTGAACGAGGCGGCCGGCGCGGCCAGGGGTTGATTGCGTCGTGGAGAAGGATGGCACCCCATTGACCATCACCCAGTCGATGCCAACAGATTGCAGCAATGGGCTTTCATAGGTGGCGAGGTCGGATACGATTTCCGGACGGAAGGCGACGAGATCGGCGAAGTTGCCGGGCCGGATTTCACCCCTGCGAGTGAGGCTGAAGACTTTTGCGGTGAGCCCGGTCATTTTGTGCACGGCGGTTTCAAGGTCGAAGAGCCCGACATCGCGAGCGTAGTGCCCGAGGACGCGCGGAAAAGTCCCCCACAGACGCGGATGCGGGTGCACATCATGCGGCAGGCCATCCGAGCCGATCATCGATAGCGGCGAACGCATCACCCGGCGCACATCCGCCTCATCCATCTGGAAGTAGATGGCGCCCGCCGGCTGCAGGCGCGCGGCGGCTTCGTGGATGTCGATGCCCCACTCTGCGGCGATGTCGGTGATGTAGCGGCCGGTCATCTCGGGATGCGGCTCCGACCATGAAATCATGATCGGATAGGTGTCGGTGATGAGATCGGCCCGCAGATTGGTCGACCCTGCGGAATAGGGGTAGACGTCGAAATTGATCGGATGATCGGCAGCCAGCGCCGCGATCTTTGGCAGGGTCTGCTCGGTGCGGCCCCAGTTTTCGACGCCCGCGCATTTGTGGTGGGAGATGACGAGCGGCGTGCCGGCCGCTTTGGCCGTATGAACGGCCTCGTCGATGCTCTCAAGCACGTTCTCGAACTCGTTGCGCATATGTGTCGCGTAAACGCCATTGTGCCGGGCCACGTAACGCCCGAGTGCGGCGACTTCTTCGGCATCGGCGGCTGCATTGGTTGGGTAGAAGAGCCCCGTCGACCAGCCGACTGCGCCATTTTCCATGGCCTCGGTCAGCATGTCGCCCATACGCGATATCTCGGCGTCGCTGGCCTTGACCGCAATGTTGGCCATGACGGCGAGCCGCAAAGCCGAGTGACCGACAAGCGCAGCCACGTTCACCGACGGCCTGGCGTGGGCGACCGCCCTGGCATAGGCGGCGAAGTTCGGGAATTGATAGGCCGCGGCCCCACCGAGCAAATTCATCGGCGGCGGCGGTTCGGCGTCGAACTGGACCGGCGCGAGAGAAATGCCGCAATTGCCGACCACTACCGTGGTGACGCCCTGGCTGATCTTGGGCAGCATGTCGGGGGCGTCGAGGACGATGCGGTCATCATGGGTGTGGGCATCGATAAAGCCGGGGGCGAGGGCCATGCCGGCGAGATCGACCTCGTTGGCTCCCCGCTGGGATATGGTG encodes:
- a CDS encoding peroxiredoxin, whose protein sequence is MTHLQPGDPAPDFTLPLDDGTDFTLSQQLGRPVVMFFYPQDDSGGCVDENQEFSALAEEFGARGAVLVGVSPDGMDSHQAFRRKYGLAVPLIADPERRAIEAFGLWQLKKLYGREFMGLVRTSFIIDAESRIARIIRATRIKGHAAKMLEGLDEMLAKG
- a CDS encoding peptidoglycan DD-metalloendopeptidase family protein codes for the protein MRQSASFGEKDKTARPARKGIHPALFYGMFTLLLGANGLTATGLLMAPDIARLLTVQNEQVIGAYEDRIAQMRVEIDRLHSRNYAQAGDINLQLQELAAQQDVLLEQHQLVRALVDKADQLGIAAIGISAEPEGAQLAGTVASGNPDIVETAESLNRMMSETHRAMTGIAEAAIERTNGIVSEMRQLGIAMSLPNEGELGMGGPLLPAAEGLESSPMVEDANAVMAALLRYKAARDSVEAAPIHMPITGNFRRSSGYGNRTDPFTGGRAFHAGLDFAAPSGTTVFSAAKGVVSFVGTRSGYGKVVEVTHATGHITRYAHLSGYLAREGQAVNPGTPIAKVGSTGRSTGPHLHFEIRKGDATIDPRGFLEAGKRVQALLG
- the prfB gene encoding peptide chain release factor 2 (programmed frameshift), coding for MRTEIEKAVAEIEQVLTLLRRHLDWDTAQLRLDALTAQTESPEFWNDPEKARVTMRERDELDLAVKAVHELEAGIRDNTELIELGEAEGDAEVVKEAEQALLELKQSARRLQIETLLSGEVDANDCYVEIHSGAGGTESQDWANMLLRMYTRWAERRKFKVEVLEMHDGEEAGIKSATIQIKGHNAYGWLKTESGVHRLVRISPYDSAARRHTSFSSCWVYPVIDDTIDIEIREADLKVDTYRASGAGGQHVNTTDSAIRITHIPSGIIVACQQERSQHKNRATAMAMLKSRLYEMELQKREEAANAQAANKTDIGWGHQIRSYVLQPYQMVKDLRTGVESGQPSVVLDGDIDDFMEAALAQRVGVATDVAAD
- a CDS encoding peptide deformylase, with the protein product MPQISPFIVYPDPRLRASAVARPVDAGLLATGKALLEAAEGHRAYGLAAVHIGQVEPLVVVSVGSPDKRDYRLFYNPHIIDCGGESTIGVEGSVSLPGIEVDIARPLWARIGYDDADGVSRETTLEGFPARIALHEIEQMNGVFFLSHLSRLKRDAALRRFQKLARAPN
- a CDS encoding DUF4214 domain-containing protein, which gives rise to MSLQSDIQKIYIAYFNRPADAAGLKYWTDQVSAGGASLSDLTRAFAATQEYADLYASTSTAGVITAVYTNLFGRSPEPEGLAFWKGELENGRASIADIAYRTLNGAAGTDKTAIDNKASAAELFTSSKGGAADYDGAKLQQARDWLTAIDHTPGSLQTAKLGIDDIYLPPDISGPARIFTYSIWTEREQGYGKNTGEIGEHVVKDFVLGRDAIKIIDQTGATISVPGPTYVVDTGDLSLAPSKKEALQTSIFVAMASGKTTQEYDWAPLMAGESAIVTFLYHGVRNAFLFVDDGSPTPDWGMGGNGPGTVWWHLNNDLTVDLTGIKGLKTASDGVSLDGWLFV
- a CDS encoding D-aminoacylase yields the protein MSSLQDAKPDWIFRNARIIDGTGAPSFMGEVAVTADVITAVGPTGTISQRGANEVDLAGMALAPGFIDAHTHDDRIVLDAPDMLPKISQGVTTVVVGNCGISLAPVQFDAEPPPPMNLLGGAAAYQFPNFAAYARAVAHARPSVNVAALVGHSALRLAVMANIAVKASDAEISRMGDMLTEAMENGAVGWSTGLFYPTNAAADAEEVAALGRYVARHNGVYATHMRNEFENVLESIDEAVHTAKAAGTPLVISHHKCAGVENWGRTEQTLPKIAALAADHPINFDVYPYSAGSTNLRADLITDTYPIMISWSEPHPEMTGRYITDIAAEWGIDIHEAAARLQPAGAIYFQMDEADVRRVMRSPLSMIGSDGLPHDVHPHPRLWGTFPRVLGHYARDVGLFDLETAVHKMTGLTAKVFSLTRRGEIRPGNFADLVAFRPEIVSDLATYESPLLQSVGIDWVMVNGVPSFSTTQSTPGRAGRLVQRDT